Genomic DNA from Chloroflexota bacterium:
CCTGCGGGCACGCGGGTTCGCGTGCTTTCCCGAGAAGGGTTGATTTTAGAGGTCGAGCCGTGGCATGAAGAAAACCCCTTGGGTAAAGAGTGCGGCACCTGAGAGAGGTGCCCGAAGCCACGGCAATGAAGTGTTCGTTTCCTGCTTGTTTTGTTCAAAAGGAGGTGTGCTATGTTCTATCTTCCCGTAATGGCTGGGGACACGGCCGTAGGTTTCACCCTTTTGTGCTTTGTGGGCGTGGTGCTCCTGTTCTTGTTTTGGCTGGTCACCAGCGCCATCAAAATTGTGCCCGAATACAAGCGGCTGGTGGTCTTCCGCCTGGGGCGGGTGGTCGGCGCTAAAGGCCCGGGCCTTGTGCTGCTGATTCCCTTCGTCGATCGCGGCGTGTGGGTTGACCTGCGCGAACAGGTGCGGGAAATCCCCCATCAGACGTGCATTACCAAAGACAACGCGGCCATCGCGGTGGACTTCATCTGGTACTACAAAGTGCTGGACGCCGAGCAGAGCGTGATTCAGGTGGGTAACTTTGAGGCCGCCGCCCAGGGCATGGCGACCACCACGCTGCGCGCCGTCATCGGCGGCATTTTGTTAGACGATGTGCTTTCCGAGCGGGAACACATCAACAACATGCTGCGCGCCCGCCTGGACGAGGTGACCGAGCGCTGGGGCGTGAAGGTCACGAATGTGGAAATCCGCGAGATCGTGCCGCCCAAGAAGATTCAGGAAGCCATGGACCGCCAGATGTCGGCCGAGCGCGAGCGCCGCGCCGTGGTGACGGAATCGCAGGGCAAGCGGGAAGCCGCCATCAACGTCGCCGAAGGTGAGAAGCAGGCTGCCATTCTGCGGGCGGAAGGCGAGAAGCAGTCGGCCATCCTCAAGGCCGAGGGCGAGAAGCAGGCCCAACTGTTGCGGGCGGAAGGCTTTGCCGCGGCCCTGAAGCGCATTTACAGCGTGGCGCAGGAAGTCGACCCCAAGACCATGACGCTGCAATACTTCGAGACCCTCAAGAGCATGGGCTCCAGCCCCTCCACTAAGTTCATCTTCCCGATGGAATTCACCGGTCTGATGAGCGATTTCATGAGGTTGCGGCAAGAGGGTGAAGCGAGCGAGCAGCGCAAGCAAGAGTAATCTGTTGGCCGACCTGCTGCCGCCGCCTTACCGGCTGGAAGTTGCTACGTGGCGCGACCTGGGGGCGCTCCAGCGGCTGGAAAAGGTGTGCTTTCCCACCGATGCCTGGCCGCTGGTGGAACTGCTGGGCGTGCTGATGTGGCCCGGCGTGGTGCGCTACAAGGTGACGGACGGGGAAGGCGAGATGGTCGGCTTTGCCGCCGGGCAGGAAATCGAAGGCGCCGGATGGATTGTGACGATTGCCGTCCATCCGGCGCATCGGCGGCGCGGCCTGGGGCGGGTGCTGCTGGAAGCCTGCGAAGCGTCCCTGCCCCAGCCCGTGCTGCGCCTCGCGGTGCGGGCTTCCAACCGCCCCGCACAAACCCTCTACCGCTTGGCGGGCTATCAGATCGTCAACCGCTGGCCGCGGTATTACGTCGACGGGGAAGATGCGCTGATTATGGAAAAACAACGGGGGTGAGATGTTCAGGCAGCATCCGCCGGGGGGCGTTTGCCTAAAATCGCGTCGGTCATGCGCGCCACCTGCACCATGAAGGCCACATCGTGCACGCGCACAATGTCGGCCCCGCGGACAATGCCCACTGCCACCGCC
This window encodes:
- a CDS encoding SPFH/Band 7/PHB domain protein, which codes for MAGDTAVGFTLLCFVGVVLLFLFWLVTSAIKIVPEYKRLVVFRLGRVVGAKGPGLVLLIPFVDRGVWVDLREQVREIPHQTCITKDNAAIAVDFIWYYKVLDAEQSVIQVGNFEAAAQGMATTTLRAVIGGILLDDVLSEREHINNMLRARLDEVTERWGVKVTNVEIREIVPPKKIQEAMDRQMSAERERRAVVTESQGKREAAINVAEGEKQAAILRAEGEKQSAILKAEGEKQAQLLRAEGFAAALKRIYSVAQEVDPKTMTLQYFETLKSMGSSPSTKFIFPMEFTGLMSDFMRLRQEGEASEQRKQE
- a CDS encoding GNAT family N-acetyltransferase; translation: MADLLPPPYRLEVATWRDLGALQRLEKVCFPTDAWPLVELLGVLMWPGVVRYKVTDGEGEMVGFAAGQEIEGAGWIVTIAVHPAHRRRGLGRVLLEACEASLPQPVLRLAVRASNRPAQTLYRLAGYQIVNRWPRYYVDGEDALIMEKQRG